The genomic interval AGCTTATTAGTCAAGCTCAATACTAAGAATTCAACAACTATCATGATTTGAAACTACATATCAAAACTATACACTCATCTTGAGAAGGATTTTAATACAGTCTATTTAAATTTACCATATCTTAAATTCATACTGTCACTAAATGATACATTCTAGTGACATTTATTTACTTAATGTGTAACTGATACATTTGCCATACCACTAAAACAGTTTCGTCTAGATAATGGCTCAGCATTAATAATATGGTACAGGTAATTTAACATGTAAACCCATTAATCGGTTTTGAAAACTTCAGTATGTCAGACAGTACCAGTCTTTTAGTCGCTTTTATTAGCTTTATAATCAAATACACATTTTATATCAATATTTGTTTGTTAATTTATCAAAACTCTCTATAATGATAACCTAAAATCGTTTATTGTGTTATTCCATCATGATCTAGCCGGTAGCTTTAATAGCATGAATGATTCGAAAGCCAACGTATTCTCAATAAAAAGACAGGGATTTACTTTGATTGAAACAGTCGTCGTTTTGGCTGTTTTATCCATCATTGTGGCGATGGCTTCGATTACTATTATTAACAGTTTAAAGCAAATGGAAGCAAAAAACGTTGCTTCAAGCTTAATGAATTTTTTAAGCAGGGCAAAACAAGAGGCGTTGATTTATCAAAACCCTGTCGTTGCCTGTCTCGCTAGTGATAGCTTGGCTTGCGTGACAACTGGCGGTCATCAGCTAATTAGCTTTATCGATAAAAACAACAATAACAGCTATGAGGCAGCGGTAGACAAACTCAATCATCAGCTTACGTTAGACTTGTCTTGGGGTGTGCTTACGGCAAATATCTCGCTGAATAATAACTACATTATTTTTAAGCCAGAAAACGCTAGACCCATTGGTTATATGGGCAATATTCAATACTGCCCTTTAGATGGTAAGGTCGATAATCGACTAAGGGTAAGTTTTAGCAAAACAGGCATCATCAAATATAAGCCCTACTCAGTTGAACAGTTTAACTGCCCCTAACAGCTAGGCTTTTGCGGTAAATGCTTTTCTCATTGCGACCACCGCTTGGCTAAGCCCCATAAACA from Moraxella osloensis carries:
- a CDS encoding GspH/FimT family pseudopilin, whose amino-acid sequence is MNDSKANVFSIKRQGFTLIETVVVLAVLSIIVAMASITIINSLKQMEAKNVASSLMNFLSRAKQEALIYQNPVVACLASDSLACVTTGGHQLISFIDKNNNNSYEAAVDKLNHQLTLDLSWGVLTANISLNNNYIIFKPENARPIGYMGNIQYCPLDGKVDNRLRVSFSKTGIIKYKPYSVEQFNCP